One window from the genome of Rhodopseudomonas sp. P2A-2r encodes:
- a CDS encoding ABC transporter substrate-binding protein has product MLGAVAVLAFLVAAAPVKAQTRAETLRYVTGASVNTLDPNIPGSTREAFAVSLSTYDRLVSFGRKQLNGKWVFDLDTIRGELAESFDVSPDGLKITFKLRKDAKFQDGSPVTADDVKWSLDRAVTAKILGKAQLLTGSLTDASQFKVIDPLTFEVTLPKPDKLALPNLATVYPIIINSKVAKAHVTEEDPWAQAWLKENTAGSGAYVIDSFKPGEQVILKRNDAWNRGPGGKQAFFKRLILQSVPEPSTRANLVEKGDVDIVIDLQASDAQSLEAKGKLKVISTPQYNAITFISMNNQMPPFDKVDVRRAVAYALPYDDMFKAALFGRGDLLTGATWTDGKPPSGGFPIKQPIKLDLDKAKAYLKAAGFPDGFSTTFSFNVGQSATAEPMAALVKESLAKIGIKVDIQKLPDAQMSTQITEKKLPFFTEGIVAWLPSTDYFYRNFYTGNQRWNYSSIDNAELTAIAQEARFEPDKAKYEADGIKLNAINFDQMPQVPLWQPSQDAVMAPSIEGYTYQFHRQVDYRDLSRK; this is encoded by the coding sequence ATGCTGGGCGCGGTCGCCGTGCTGGCCTTTCTGGTCGCCGCGGCGCCGGTCAAGGCGCAGACCCGGGCCGAGACGCTGCGCTATGTCACGGGCGCTTCGGTCAATACGCTCGACCCGAACATTCCCGGCTCGACCCGCGAAGCCTTTGCCGTCAGTCTCTCGACCTATGACCGGCTGGTCTCGTTCGGACGCAAACAGCTCAACGGCAAATGGGTGTTCGACCTCGATACCATCCGCGGCGAACTCGCCGAGTCCTTCGATGTCAGCCCCGACGGACTGAAGATCACCTTCAAGCTGCGCAAGGACGCCAAGTTCCAGGACGGCTCGCCGGTCACCGCCGATGACGTGAAGTGGTCGCTCGATCGTGCCGTCACCGCCAAGATTCTCGGCAAGGCACAGTTGTTGACGGGCTCGCTGACCGACGCCAGCCAGTTCAAGGTGATCGATCCCCTGACCTTCGAAGTGACGCTGCCGAAGCCCGACAAGCTGGCGCTGCCGAACCTCGCCACCGTCTATCCGATCATCATCAATTCGAAAGTCGCCAAGGCGCATGTGACCGAGGAAGATCCCTGGGCGCAGGCCTGGCTGAAGGAAAATACCGCGGGTTCGGGCGCCTATGTCATCGACAGTTTCAAGCCCGGCGAGCAGGTAATCCTGAAGCGCAACGACGCATGGAATCGCGGTCCCGGCGGCAAGCAGGCGTTCTTCAAGCGGCTGATCCTGCAGTCGGTGCCGGAGCCTTCGACGCGCGCCAACCTGGTCGAGAAGGGCGATGTCGACATCGTCATCGACCTGCAGGCCAGCGATGCGCAATCGCTGGAGGCCAAGGGCAAGCTGAAGGTGATCTCGACCCCGCAGTACAATGCCATCACCTTCATCTCGATGAACAACCAGATGCCGCCCTTCGACAAGGTCGATGTGCGCCGGGCCGTTGCCTATGCGTTGCCCTATGACGATATGTTCAAGGCGGCTTTGTTCGGGCGCGGCGATTTGCTCACCGGCGCCACCTGGACCGATGGCAAGCCGCCATCAGGCGGCTTCCCGATCAAGCAGCCGATCAAGCTCGATCTGGACAAGGCCAAGGCCTACCTGAAGGCGGCGGGCTTCCCTGATGGCTTCTCCACCACATTCAGCTTCAACGTCGGCCAGTCCGCGACTGCGGAACCGATGGCCGCACTGGTGAAGGAATCGCTCGCCAAGATCGGCATCAAGGTGGATATCCAGAAGCTGCCCGACGCGCAGATGTCGACGCAGATCACCGAGAAGAAACTGCCGTTCTTCACCGAAGGCATCGTCGCCTGGCTGCCGTCGACCGACTACTTCTATCGCAACTTCTACACCGGTAACCAGCGCTGGAACTACAGCTCGATCGACAATGCCGAACTCACCGCCATCGCGCAGGAAGCTCGTTTCGAGCCGGACAAGGCGAAGTATGAGGCCGACGGCATCAAGCTGAACGCCATCAATTTCGACCAGATGCCCCAGGTGCCGTTGTGGCAGCCGAGCCAGGACGCGGTGATGGCGCCGTCGATCGAAGGCTACACCTATCAGTTCCACCGCCAGGTCGATTATCGCGACCTCAGCAGGAAGTGA
- a CDS encoding NAD(P)-binding domain-containing protein: MNDALSALEAQVRDDLHKTAHPNVPWLKARPGPDGKPALDVLIVGAGQSGLAIGFGLLRSQVGNILVLDKAAEGLEGPWLTYARMPTLRSPKHFTGPDLDMPSLTYQSWHEAMFGREHWQQLDRILRQHWVDYLIWFRRVVGVPVRNGCEVLDIKPAANGLLAASVQTAGGMETLYARKIVLATGQEGMGNWMIPEPLAHLPPSLCVNASADIDFAALRGKQVVVIGAGASAFDNAATALEAGAAEVHLLCRRAEVQLIQPYHWLTFRGFLRHFSELDDAWRWRFMRTILDMREGFPQPTWDRCARHANFVLHEGAPVEAAQQAGNKVELQTPGGPVVADFVICGTGIAMDFTSRPELQNCAANIATWADRYQPPQSERSPRLGRFPYLAEDYALTERVAGATPWISDIHLFAIASTMSFGASGSSINAMTTAVPKLVHGLTRGLFRADIEGHWASLQAYDVRQAIIRREPETADDAG, translated from the coding sequence AACGACGCTCTCTCGGCTTTGGAAGCACAGGTTCGCGACGATCTCCACAAGACCGCGCATCCCAATGTGCCGTGGCTCAAGGCAAGGCCCGGTCCGGATGGCAAGCCGGCGCTGGACGTGCTGATCGTCGGCGCCGGCCAGTCCGGTCTCGCCATCGGCTTCGGCCTGCTGCGTTCGCAGGTCGGCAATATCCTCGTTCTGGACAAGGCCGCTGAAGGTCTCGAAGGTCCGTGGCTCACTTACGCGCGCATGCCGACCTTGCGCAGCCCGAAGCATTTCACCGGTCCGGACCTCGATATGCCGAGCCTGACCTACCAGTCCTGGCACGAGGCGATGTTCGGCCGGGAGCACTGGCAGCAGCTCGATCGCATCCTGCGGCAGCACTGGGTGGACTATCTGATCTGGTTCCGGCGTGTGGTCGGCGTGCCCGTGCGCAACGGCTGCGAGGTGCTGGACATCAAGCCGGCCGCGAATGGTTTGCTCGCGGCTTCGGTGCAGACCGCCGGCGGCATGGAGACGCTTTATGCGCGAAAAATCGTGCTGGCGACCGGGCAGGAGGGCATGGGCAACTGGATGATTCCGGAGCCGCTGGCGCATCTGCCGCCCTCGCTGTGCGTCAACGCGTCGGCGGACATCGATTTCGCAGCGCTGCGCGGCAAGCAGGTCGTGGTGATCGGCGCCGGCGCGTCGGCCTTCGACAACGCCGCCACGGCGCTGGAAGCAGGCGCCGCCGAGGTGCACCTGCTGTGCCGCCGCGCCGAGGTGCAATTGATCCAGCCTTATCACTGGCTGACCTTTCGAGGCTTCCTGCGGCATTTCAGCGAGCTCGACGACGCCTGGCGCTGGCGCTTCATGCGCACCATCCTGGACATGCGCGAGGGGTTTCCGCAACCGACCTGGGACCGCTGCGCGCGCCACGCGAATTTCGTCCTGCATGAGGGCGCGCCGGTCGAGGCTGCCCAACAGGCGGGCAACAAGGTCGAATTGCAGACGCCAGGCGGACCGGTGGTCGCCGATTTCGTGATCTGCGGCACCGGCATCGCCATGGATTTTACCAGCCGGCCCGAATTGCAGAACTGCGCGGCCAATATCGCCACCTGGGCCGACCGCTACCAGCCGCCGCAAAGCGAGCGCAGCCCGCGGCTCGGGCGCTTTCCCTATCTTGCCGAGGATTATGCCCTGACCGAGCGCGTGGCCGGAGCGACGCCATGGATCTCCGATATCCATCTCTTCGCCATCGCCTCAACCATGAGTTTCGGCGCATCCGGTTCATCCATCAACGCGATGACAACGGCAGTGCCGAAGCTTGTGCATGGACTGACTCGTGGCTTGTTTCGCGCCGATATTGAGGGACACTGGGCCTCCCTGCAGGCTTACGACGTCCGGCAGGCCATCATCCGCAGGGAACCGGAGACCGCAGACGATGCTGGATGA